A section of the Malus sylvestris chromosome 17, drMalSylv7.2, whole genome shotgun sequence genome encodes:
- the LOC126610830 gene encoding vesicle-associated protein 4-2-like → MAVEAEKSGPDGKLWSLFKMPFWQSGNASSSSSSTLSSMHHNVHHQLGQIHESAAERMALHSASTVSYVTKSLLPARRRLRLDPPNKLFFPYEPGKQVRSAIGIKNTSKSLVAFKFQTTAPKSCYMRPPGGILAPGESLIATVFKFVEPPENDEKPAVDQKSRVKFKIMSLKVKGDMDYVPELFEEQRDEVVVEQVLRVVFLDPEHPTPAMEKLKRQLAEAEAALETRKKPPEEAGPRIVGEGLVIDEWKERRERYLAQQQVEGADSV, encoded by the exons ATGGCTGTGGAGGCTGAGAAATCTGGGCCTGACGGGAAGCTTTGGAGTCTATTCAAAATGCCGTTTTGGCAGTCCGGGAACGCTTCTTCGTCGTCGTCCTCGACCTTGTCTTCAATGCATCACAATGTTCACCACCAGCTGGGTCAGATTCACGAGTCTGCGGCGGAGCGGATGGCTCTTCATTCCGCCAGTACGGTGTCGTACGTGACCAAGTCTTTGCTTCCGGCTAGGAGAAGGCTGCGTCTTGATCCTCCGAATAAGCTCTTTTTTCCAT ATGAACCCGGTAAGCAGGTCAGGAGTGCAATTGGGATAAAAAACACAAGCAAGTCTCTTGTAGCTTTCAAG TTCCAAACAACTGCACCAAAGAGTTGTTACATGCGTCCTCCTGGAGGTATACTTGCTCCTGGTGAAAGTCTTATTGCAACTG TTTTCAAGTTTGTGGAACCTCCGGAGAACGATGAGAAACCAGCTGTAGACCAGAAGAGCAGGGTGAAGTTCAAGATCATGAGCTTAAAAGTGAAAGGAGATATGGACTATGTACCAGAACTG TTTGAGGAGCAGAGGGACGAAGTTGTGGTTGAGCAGGTTTTGCGTGTTGTTTTCCTTGACCCTGAGCACCCTACCCCT gcAATGGAAAAACTTAAGCGGCAATTGGCTGAAGCTGAAGCTGCCCTTGAAACACGAAAGAAGCCTCCAGAAGAAGCAGGCCCCCGGATTGTAGGGGAAGGACTTGTCATAGATGAATGG AAAGAGCGCAGGGAAAGATACCTAGCGCAGCAGCAGGTTGAAGGGGCTGATTCAGTGTAG
- the LOC126612433 gene encoding uncharacterized protein LOC126612433: MLISFIKHLNIHNHYQKNSEYPKERKEIMSSSSASKAIVAASVGVVEALKDQGICRWNSALRYVGQQAKSQVRSFSQANSKLSSPSASVLSKVRDEKMKKSEESLRTVMYLSCWGPNN; this comes from the coding sequence ATGCTCATATCCTTCATCAAACACTTAAACATTCACAATCACTACCAAAAGAATTCAGAATACCcaaaggagagaaaagaaatcaTGAGTTCATCAAGTGCAAGCAAGGCTATAGTGGCAGCAAGTGTTGGAGTTGTGGAGGCACTCAAGGACCAAGGGATTTGCAGATGGAACTCTGCTTTGAGATATGTAGGCCAACAAGCCAAGAGCCAAGTGAGGTCATTTTCTCAGGCCAACAGCAAGCTCTCTTCTCCTTCTGCTTCAGTTCTGAGTAAAGTGAGAGatgagaagatgaagaaatcagAGGAGTCTTTGAGGACAGTCATGTACCTCAGCTGCTGGGGTCCCAACAACTAA
- the LOC126612247 gene encoding uncharacterized protein LOC126612247, translating into MSSSASKAIVAASVGVVEALKDQGICRWNSALRYAGQQAKSQVRSFSQANNKLSSPSASALSKVRDEKLKKSEESLRTVMFLSCWGPNN; encoded by the coding sequence aTGAGTTCAAGTGCAAGCAAGGCTATAGTGGCAGCAAGTGTTGGAGTTGTTGAGGCACTCAAGGACCAAGGGATTTGCAGATGGAACTCTGCTTTGAGATATGCAGGCCAACAAGCCAAGAGCCAAGTGAGATCATTTTCTCAGGCTAACAACAAACTCTCTTCTCCTTCTGCTTCAGCTCTGAGTAAAGTGAGAGATGAGAAGCTCAAGAAATCAGAGGAGTCTTTGAGGACAGTCATGTTTTTGAGCTGCTGGGGTCCCAACAATTAA
- the LOC126612246 gene encoding uncharacterized protein LOC126612246 — protein MSSSSASKAIVAASVGVVEALKDQGICRWNSALRYAGQQAKSQVRSFSQANNKLSSPSASALSKVRDEKLKKSEESLRTVMFLSCWGPNN, from the coding sequence ATGAGTTCATCAAGTGCGAGCAAGGCTATCGTGGCAGCAAGTGTTGGAGTTGTGGAGGCACTCAAGGACCAAGGGATTTGCAGATGGAACTCTGCTTTGAGATATGCAGGCCAACAAGCCAAGAGCCAAGTGAGATCATTTTCTCAGGCCAACAACAAACTCTCTTCTCCTTCTGCTTCTGCTCTGAGTAAAGTGAGAGATGAGAAGCTCAAGAAATCAGAGGAGTCTTTGAGGACAGTCATGTTTTTGAGCTGCTGGGGTCCCAACAACTAA
- the LOC126612001 gene encoding uncharacterized protein LOC126612001, translated as MCGTRGAWIVAASVGAVEALKDQGFGRWSYTMRSVHQHAKSNVRSFLQAKELSPSSSAMVLNKLKSEKKNQAAEDSLRKVMYLSCWGP; from the coding sequence ATGTGTGGAACAAGAGGAGCGTGGATAGTAGCGGCTAGCGTTGGAGCTGTTGAggctttgaaagatcaaggtTTCGGCAGATGGAGTTACACCATGAGATCTGTTCACCAGCATGCCAAGAGCAATGTGAGATCTTTCTTGCAAGCAAAGGAACTATCGCCTTCGTCTTCTGCAATGGTTTTGAACAAACTGAAATCCGAAAAGAAGAACCAAGCAGCTGAGGATTCTCTAAGAAAAGTCATGTACCTGAGCTGCTGGGGGCCTTAA